One stretch of Chryseobacterium fluminis DNA includes these proteins:
- a CDS encoding alpha/beta hydrolase: MQKSIKFKNKNWEIAAHLNLPDNFDENLKYSAIICVHPGSSVKEQTAGEYAEKLAKEGFITIAFDASFQGESGGEPRFLEDPATRVEDIKCAVDHLTTLDFVDNEKIGVLGICAGGAYSANAALTERRIKAVATVSASNFCRAYKESLDPIQILEAVSKQRTSEENGAEPLIVNWTPNSAEEAKEQGIEEMDLLECIDYYRTPRGNHPRSSNQLLFTSFGNTVNFDAFHLADQLLTQPLLVIVGDKVRAFGSYRDGFELYNKAASKNKNIFVVKGASHYDLYDEPQATSEALSQLLPFFKENL; this comes from the coding sequence ATGCAAAAATCAATCAAATTCAAGAATAAAAACTGGGAAATTGCAGCACATCTTAATTTGCCGGACAACTTTGATGAAAACCTAAAATACAGCGCCATCATCTGTGTCCATCCCGGAAGCAGTGTCAAGGAACAAACGGCTGGGGAGTATGCTGAAAAACTGGCAAAAGAAGGATTTATCACCATTGCATTTGATGCCTCTTTTCAGGGAGAAAGCGGTGGAGAACCTAGATTTCTGGAAGATCCGGCAACGAGAGTTGAAGACATCAAATGTGCGGTGGATCATCTTACAACATTGGATTTTGTCGATAACGAAAAGATCGGCGTTTTAGGAATCTGTGCGGGCGGTGCTTATTCAGCCAATGCGGCTTTGACAGAAAGACGAATCAAAGCAGTCGCCACGGTTTCAGCTTCTAATTTTTGCCGCGCTTACAAAGAGAGTCTGGATCCGATCCAGATCCTGGAAGCCGTTAGTAAGCAACGTACATCTGAAGAAAATGGCGCTGAACCGTTGATCGTCAACTGGACCCCAAATTCTGCGGAGGAAGCAAAAGAACAGGGAATCGAGGAAATGGATCTTTTGGAATGTATCGATTATTACAGAACACCTCGTGGAAATCATCCGAGATCATCCAATCAACTCCTTTTTACAAGTTTTGGGAATACGGTCAATTTCGATGCTTTCCACTTGGCAGATCAGCTGTTGACACAGCCACTTTTGGTCATTGTCGGAGATAAGGTCAGAGCCTTTGGTTCCTACAGAGATGGATTTGAACTATATAACAAGGCAGCCTCAAAAAATAAAAATATCTTCGTCGTAAAAGGTGCCAGTCATTATGATCTATATGATGAGCCTCAAGCAACTTCTGAAGCTTTGTCACAATTACTTCCATTCTTTAAAGAAAATTTATAA
- a CDS encoding helix-turn-helix domain-containing protein: protein MNTVDSLLQFHHLLTLPDPLHPLVSIVDLEDIRIQKDSILEKFSANFYSISLKKDVKAKMRYGQNQYDFDKGVLSFTAPKQVQILDLSETDSQNNGAGTGYALFFHPDFLGKHTVATTIKNYGFFSYATNEALHLSEKEEKNILEIFLKIEQEYQHIDKHTQEIIVAQIDLLLSYCNRFYERQFITRRPANSELLIKMENLLNDYFNDEKSLKEGLPTVEYFAGQLNLSTHYLSDMLRSITGLSTQQHIQNRLIEKAKLFLTTTDLSVAEIAYSLGFEYPQSFNKLFKKRTEISPLEFRKQFR from the coding sequence ATGAATACTGTTGATTCCCTATTACAATTCCATCATCTGTTGACTTTGCCTGATCCATTGCATCCTTTGGTCAGCATTGTCGATCTTGAAGATATACGGATTCAGAAAGACTCAATTTTAGAGAAATTCTCCGCCAATTTCTACAGCATATCCTTAAAAAAAGATGTCAAGGCTAAAATGAGATACGGACAGAACCAGTATGATTTTGACAAAGGCGTCCTGAGCTTTACAGCGCCTAAACAGGTTCAAATTCTTGATTTGAGTGAGACTGACTCACAAAATAATGGCGCAGGAACTGGCTATGCCCTATTTTTCCATCCCGATTTTCTGGGAAAACATACTGTTGCTACAACCATCAAAAATTACGGTTTCTTTTCCTATGCAACCAATGAGGCCTTACATCTTTCGGAAAAAGAAGAGAAAAATATTCTTGAGATATTTTTAAAGATCGAACAGGAATATCAACATATCGATAAACATACCCAGGAGATCATCGTCGCTCAGATAGACCTATTGCTAAGCTATTGCAACCGTTTTTATGAAAGGCAGTTCATTACAAGAAGACCAGCAAATAGTGAACTTCTGATCAAAATGGAAAATTTACTGAACGACTATTTTAATGATGAAAAAAGCCTTAAGGAAGGTCTTCCTACCGTCGAATATTTTGCCGGCCAACTCAACCTGTCTACCCATTACCTTAGTGATATGCTTCGCTCTATCACTGGACTAAGTACGCAGCAGCACATCCAAAACAGGTTAATTGAGAAAGCAAAATTGTTCTTAACTACGACAGATCTTTCTGTGGCTGAGATCGCATACAGTTTAGGATTTGAATATCCGCAGTCGTTTAATAAACTTTTCAAAAAAAGAACTGAGATATCCCCTTTGGAATTCAGGAAACAATTCAGATAG
- a CDS encoding helix-turn-helix domain-containing protein has protein sequence MKKLNYFLVLFSVLSQLAFSQQKKDRTFKEIRKYYEKMTIDDMDAVPHVKLFIQKAKRENNLPKLVQGYRDGRQFDYQNKIKYADSAIAVSLTLGNKEDISKDYLSKGIVYYFYQKKYKLALDQYLKAYEYSKGSKDQYHHYKVIYHLGIVKEHLGYYNEALEHFQECAVFYSSEPDHKLHENERYNYKKAYLNSLHQMIVNNRYLKNFSKSDSLSQLGYQLTKGNPDFTLENSYFLKCIGISKFHKQEYREAKTDLERALPVILKRNDFAWAQVIYYYLGNIAKAQNDQNKTIYYYSELDTIFQRHEFILPEVYRSYIYLIDYYKNINVDVSKQLYYTNQLLKADSLISKDYAYLSSKLHKDYDRRALIEAKENMKKANTKQMRYAQIIIFSGSIALGFFILRSLKYRKIKRQYELLQKKIAEGTYEIHDIVQDEPRDNSIRKTFLTPEITLEIKGKLEKFEQEKQFLKKGLSEKSVALKLSTNSHYLSVYINEHKGMNFNKYIAALRINYITHLLNTNHMYLRFTIEALANECGIASRQNFSNLFSEINGIRPTDYIKQRKKELEID, from the coding sequence ATGAAAAAGTTAAATTACTTTCTCGTCCTCTTTTCTGTATTATCGCAACTAGCATTTTCCCAGCAAAAAAAAGACAGGACGTTCAAGGAGATCAGAAAATACTATGAAAAAATGACCATAGACGATATGGATGCAGTGCCACACGTCAAATTGTTTATCCAAAAAGCAAAGAGGGAAAATAACCTTCCAAAATTAGTTCAGGGTTACAGGGATGGGAGACAGTTCGATTACCAAAACAAGATCAAGTATGCTGACAGTGCCATTGCCGTGAGCTTGACACTTGGTAACAAAGAAGATATTAGTAAGGACTATCTGAGCAAAGGCATTGTCTACTATTTCTATCAAAAGAAATACAAACTGGCTCTTGATCAATACTTAAAAGCCTATGAGTATTCAAAGGGATCGAAAGATCAGTATCATCACTACAAAGTTATTTATCATCTGGGAATCGTTAAAGAACATTTGGGCTATTACAATGAGGCCTTGGAACACTTTCAGGAATGCGCTGTATTTTACAGTTCAGAGCCCGATCATAAGCTTCATGAAAATGAGAGGTATAATTACAAAAAGGCATATCTGAACAGTCTTCATCAAATGATCGTTAACAACAGATATTTGAAAAACTTTTCAAAAAGTGACAGCCTAAGTCAGCTCGGTTATCAGCTTACCAAAGGTAACCCTGACTTTACCCTTGAAAACAGTTATTTTCTGAAATGTATCGGCATTTCAAAATTTCATAAGCAAGAGTACAGGGAAGCCAAGACAGATCTGGAAAGAGCTTTGCCTGTCATTTTAAAACGTAATGACTTTGCCTGGGCGCAGGTGATCTACTATTATCTGGGTAATATTGCAAAAGCTCAAAATGATCAGAACAAAACAATCTATTACTACAGTGAATTAGACACCATCTTTCAGAGGCACGAATTTATACTCCCGGAGGTTTACAGAAGTTACATCTATCTGATCGACTATTATAAAAATATAAATGTAGATGTATCCAAACAGCTCTACTACACAAATCAATTGTTGAAAGCGGATAGTCTGATCTCAAAAGACTATGCCTATCTGTCTTCAAAGCTTCATAAAGATTATGACCGTAGAGCCCTGATCGAAGCAAAGGAAAACATGAAGAAAGCCAATACCAAACAGATGAGATATGCCCAGATAATCATTTTTTCCGGATCGATCGCCCTGGGTTTCTTTATTTTGCGCTCTCTCAAATACAGAAAAATAAAAAGGCAGTATGAACTTCTTCAAAAAAAGATAGCAGAGGGAACTTATGAGATCCATGATATTGTACAGGATGAACCTAGAGACAATTCCATAAGGAAAACATTTTTAACGCCTGAAATCACCCTAGAGATCAAAGGAAAGCTTGAAAAGTTCGAACAGGAAAAGCAATTTTTGAAGAAAGGATTAAGCGAAAAAAGCGTAGCTTTAAAATTATCGACCAATTCCCATTATCTTTCAGTCTATATCAATGAACATAAAGGGATGAACTTCAATAAATATATTGCTGCGTTAAGAATCAACTATATTACCCATCTCCTTAATACCAATCATATGTATCTTAGGTTCACAATAGAAGCATTGGCAAATGAGTGCGGCATAGCATCCCGGCAAAATTTCTCCAACCTGTTCTCCGAGATCAACGGCATACGCCCGACCGATTACATCAAGCAACGCAAAAAAGAATTGGAGATCGATTAG
- a CDS encoding SDR family oxidoreductase yields the protein MQKTIFITGASTGLGKATAKLFQAKGWNVIATMRDPEKETELRQLSNVTILKLDVTDIEQIKSVVAAAVSIHSVDVVFNNAGYGLIAPFESLSDEQIVKQIETNLLGVFRVTNEFIPHFREKEAGIFITTTSMGGFIGFPISSVYHAAKFGLEGWSESLSHELSLFNVQVKTIAPGGILTDFSGRSLDTNSHDSYKELETKMFEGIDGMMKNASTAEKIAEIVYEAATDGKDQVRYLAGEDAKAIYARQLEIGTEEMRKEIRTQMVG from the coding sequence GTGCAGAAAACCATTTTTATTACAGGAGCTTCTACAGGGCTGGGAAAAGCCACAGCCAAGTTATTTCAAGCCAAAGGCTGGAACGTGATCGCTACAATGAGAGATCCTGAAAAAGAAACAGAACTTAGACAATTATCCAATGTTACTATTTTAAAATTAGACGTCACAGACATTGAACAGATCAAAAGTGTAGTTGCCGCAGCTGTAAGCATCCATTCTGTTGATGTTGTCTTCAACAATGCCGGCTATGGACTGATCGCCCCATTTGAAAGCCTCAGTGATGAGCAGATCGTAAAACAAATCGAGACCAACCTATTAGGCGTTTTTAGAGTTACCAATGAATTTATTCCTCACTTCAGAGAAAAGGAAGCTGGTATTTTTATCACAACTACGTCTATGGGTGGATTTATAGGTTTCCCTATCAGTTCCGTATACCACGCCGCCAAATTCGGTTTGGAAGGTTGGTCGGAAAGTCTTTCACACGAACTTTCGTTATTTAATGTTCAAGTAAAAACTATTGCACCTGGAGGAATTTTAACAGATTTTTCAGGCAGATCACTAGATACAAACTCACATGACTCTTATAAAGAACTGGAAACAAAAATGTTTGAGGGTATCGACGGGATGATGAAGAACGCCTCTACCGCTGAGAAAATCGCAGAGATTGTTTATGAAGCTGCTACAGACGGTAAAGATCAGGTACGGTACCTTGCCGGCGAAGATGCAAAGGCAATCTATGCAAGGCAGCTCGAAATCGGGACAGAAGAAATGAGAAAAGAAATAAGAACCCAAATGGTAGGATAA